From the Nocardiopsis changdeensis genome, one window contains:
- a CDS encoding SIR2 family protein, which produces MSTDSLTRALVRRFTDVGEGGVEDSLSQFRDFVGSFEDLLGPLDVAASGISAASPLIGVIGENFFDEEVLQGVVKSEGYLRDIYNIGVAITLDEIQRRAVNFECTRELAEKVHALAKKNGEKCYFGTLNYDGLVYASNIETSWIDKCDLAHGRREVEGVVVEGARPACGWLLREVGDFPEDRDFIFLELHGSIAWLKCPGCSKVVRFPASELRDIDYWIGLCNRLSLWQPQVILTSKYEKLNRMRVDPFSLAYNEFIRGVARSNSLLVAGYGFGDIGINEIIADALRFETQVLISTIESGPSDWDIFQSLGVGEGGLRRYLDICRCGLPGALSCEHWDRWRDAVVSWR; this is translated from the coding sequence ATGTCAACGGACAGTCTTACGCGGGCTCTGGTGAGAAGATTCACTGACGTTGGGGAAGGTGGCGTGGAAGATTCTTTAAGTCAATTCCGTGACTTCGTGGGATCTTTCGAAGATCTTCTAGGTCCGCTTGACGTGGCGGCTAGCGGCATATCTGCCGCTTCGCCGCTAATCGGGGTCATTGGGGAGAATTTTTTTGACGAGGAAGTATTGCAGGGGGTGGTGAAATCAGAAGGATACCTTAGAGATATATATAACATTGGTGTGGCGATAACTTTGGATGAGATTCAACGTCGGGCGGTCAATTTTGAGTGTACTAGGGAGCTTGCTGAGAAGGTTCACGCTCTTGCTAAAAAGAACGGAGAAAAGTGCTACTTTGGGACACTCAATTATGACGGATTGGTCTACGCATCTAACATCGAAACATCATGGATCGATAAATGTGACTTGGCTCACGGACGACGTGAGGTAGAGGGGGTCGTGGTTGAGGGGGCTAGGCCTGCTTGCGGTTGGCTCCTGAGGGAGGTTGGTGATTTTCCAGAGGATCGGGATTTCATTTTCCTTGAGTTGCACGGCTCCATCGCTTGGCTCAAATGTCCTGGATGCTCCAAAGTAGTTCGATTTCCAGCAAGTGAGCTTAGGGATATTGACTATTGGATTGGGCTTTGCAATCGACTTTCCTTGTGGCAGCCTCAAGTTATTCTAACCAGTAAGTACGAGAAGCTCAATCGAATGAGGGTGGATCCGTTCAGCTTGGCCTACAATGAATTCATTAGAGGCGTAGCAAGGTCCAATTCTCTTCTCGTTGCGGGTTATGGATTTGGCGATATTGGCATCAATGAAATAATTGCAGACGCGCTTCGATTTGAAACTCAAGTCCTAATTTCCACTATTGAAAGCGGGCCTTCTGATTGGGATATCTTTCAGAGTCTTGGGGTTGGAGAAGGAGGGCTTCGGAGATATCTCGATATATGTCGGTGTGGTCTCCCTGGCGCTCTTTCCTGTGAGCATTGGGATCGCTGGAGGGATGCGGTAGTTTCTTGGCGCTGA
- a CDS encoding pentapeptide repeat-containing protein, translating to MWDLSNIFSGIDALVGWMRKHWRPTALGAGTALLLLASTQFIPQTWAGLWALPHAVNVVWGTIGAVLIVSALLLKTTLKLREHLEEKNLGAVIATAWLMVACMVFLIIAGTWWFMGAPRIVFPTELEPRQLGAIITRAFAIVTGLGAVAFLVIAYRRQHTTENGEQRENTKLFTERFTTAVGQLGDAQPAVRLGGVHALAHLADEAPAGREDLVQMVIDVLCAYLRIPFQTAPTPLPEQTTPQQEAEHRKNTLEYEAFREVRHAIVRVIGNRLRERGDSRWRGKDYDFSGVDFDGGDFHGAHFTGGRLSFRRAGFTGGIVDLNDVRFRGAVVDFTHARFVGAGVEFNGAQISSGQVDFSHALFQEGVVSFSGMRVLGGEAIFAHSKFEGIEVNFTHVSINGGRMLFNYAWFESGEVTFDAATIAAGMLGFTRAKFKGAYVTFNAARFEGGEAKFAPLVFGDPNVDFTGVVLSGSRVTFVEVHENRNSTTWAAGPAPMGIVKAAREAPLNTTPLPLKWYGKPFQGSPAATAEGNDPNSGNEDGNGP from the coding sequence GTGTGGGACCTGAGCAACATATTCTCTGGCATCGATGCCCTGGTCGGCTGGATGCGCAAACACTGGCGCCCCACTGCCCTCGGAGCGGGCACGGCCCTGCTCCTGCTAGCTAGCACACAGTTCATCCCACAAACCTGGGCCGGCCTTTGGGCTTTGCCTCACGCGGTCAATGTTGTCTGGGGCACCATCGGGGCGGTCCTGATCGTTAGCGCACTGCTTCTGAAGACAACCCTGAAGCTCCGTGAACACCTCGAAGAGAAGAACTTGGGCGCGGTGATCGCGACCGCGTGGCTGATGGTGGCCTGCATGGTCTTTCTCATCATCGCGGGGACATGGTGGTTCATGGGAGCACCCAGGATCGTCTTCCCAACGGAGCTGGAACCGCGACAGCTAGGAGCGATCATCACCCGCGCCTTCGCGATCGTGACCGGCCTGGGAGCCGTGGCTTTCCTGGTGATCGCCTACCGGCGCCAGCACACCACCGAAAACGGCGAGCAGCGCGAGAACACCAAACTGTTCACCGAGCGGTTCACCACGGCCGTGGGACAGCTCGGAGACGCTCAGCCCGCTGTGCGACTCGGCGGGGTACACGCCTTGGCGCACCTGGCCGACGAAGCCCCGGCGGGGCGCGAGGACCTGGTGCAGATGGTCATTGACGTGCTGTGCGCCTACCTGCGCATCCCCTTCCAGACCGCCCCGACCCCCCTCCCAGAGCAGACCACCCCGCAGCAAGAGGCTGAGCACCGTAAGAACACCCTGGAGTACGAGGCGTTTCGCGAAGTGCGACACGCCATCGTCCGTGTCATCGGTAACCGCCTGAGAGAACGAGGCGACAGCCGCTGGCGCGGCAAGGACTACGACTTCAGCGGGGTGGACTTCGACGGCGGCGATTTCCACGGCGCCCACTTCACCGGTGGCAGGCTGAGTTTCCGCAGAGCCGGGTTCACCGGCGGCATCGTGGACCTGAACGACGTCCGCTTCCGGGGCGCCGTCGTCGATTTCACCCACGCCAGATTCGTCGGCGCCGGGGTGGAGTTCAACGGAGCCCAAATCAGCAGCGGCCAAGTCGACTTCAGCCATGCCCTCTTCCAAGAGGGGGTCGTGTCCTTCAGCGGCATGCGAGTCTTGGGAGGCGAGGCCATCTTCGCCCACAGCAAGTTCGAGGGTATCGAGGTGAACTTCACCCATGTGAGCATCAACGGAGGCCGAATGCTCTTCAACTACGCCTGGTTCGAATCAGGCGAAGTGACCTTCGACGCCGCCACCATCGCCGCTGGCATGCTGGGCTTCACCCGGGCCAAGTTCAAGGGCGCCTACGTGACCTTCAACGCTGCCAGGTTCGAAGGCGGAGAGGCGAAGTTCGCCCCGCTAGTCTTCGGTGACCCAAACGTGGACTTCACCGGAGTGGTCCTGAGCGGAAGCCGTGTGACATTCGTCGAGGTTCATGAGAACAGAAACTCAACGACGTGGGCCGCAGGCCCTGCCCCCATGGGGATCGTGAAGGCAGCCCGAGAGGCTCCTCTCAACACGACCCCGTTGCCTCTGAAGTGGTACGGGAAACCTTTCCAGGGATCCCCTGCAGCAACTGCGGAGGGGAACGATCCCAATTCTGGAAACGAGGACGGGAACGGGCCGTGA
- a CDS encoding quinone oxidoreductase family protein: MRAIVLEETGGPEVLRVSEVVDPVPGPGEVLIDVEARGVNFIDIYQRSGQYDVPLPFVPGMEAAGTVAAVGEGVGDLSVGQRVGWAMAPGAYADRAVVKASLVVPVPEEVSPEQAAALLLQGMTAHYLVNSVHPVAGDETVLVHAAAGGTGLLVTQLAKERGARVIGTVSSEEKERVARAAGADEVVRYTEVPVAEAVRDLTGGAGVAAVYDGVGRDTFDASLASLRPRGVLALFGQSSGAVDPVDPQRLNAAGSVYLTRPSLAHFVADRSELLWRAGDLFSLVGAGRLDVRIGGRYPLADAGAAQADLASRRTTGKLVLV; this comes from the coding sequence ATGCGCGCCATCGTCCTGGAGGAGACCGGCGGACCCGAGGTCCTGCGCGTCTCCGAGGTCGTCGACCCCGTACCCGGCCCCGGTGAGGTCCTCATCGACGTGGAGGCCCGCGGGGTCAACTTCATCGACATCTACCAGCGCAGCGGCCAGTACGACGTCCCGCTGCCCTTCGTCCCGGGCATGGAGGCCGCCGGCACGGTGGCCGCCGTCGGCGAGGGCGTCGGGGACCTGTCCGTCGGGCAGCGGGTGGGGTGGGCGATGGCGCCGGGCGCCTACGCCGACCGCGCCGTGGTCAAGGCGTCCCTCGTGGTGCCGGTGCCCGAGGAGGTGTCCCCGGAGCAGGCGGCGGCCCTGCTGCTCCAGGGCATGACCGCCCATTACCTGGTGAACTCGGTGCACCCGGTGGCCGGGGACGAGACCGTCCTGGTGCACGCCGCGGCGGGCGGCACCGGCCTGCTCGTCACCCAGCTGGCCAAGGAGCGGGGCGCCCGCGTGATCGGCACCGTCTCCTCCGAGGAGAAGGAGCGCGTCGCCCGCGCGGCCGGCGCCGACGAGGTCGTCCGCTACACCGAGGTCCCGGTGGCCGAGGCGGTGCGCGACCTCACCGGCGGAGCGGGCGTGGCGGCCGTCTACGACGGCGTGGGCCGCGACACCTTCGACGCGAGCCTGGCGTCGCTGCGCCCGCGCGGTGTGCTGGCGCTGTTCGGGCAGTCCTCGGGAGCGGTGGACCCGGTGGACCCGCAGCGGCTCAACGCCGCCGGCTCGGTGTACCTGACCCGGCCCTCGCTGGCGCACTTCGTGGCCGACCGCTCGGAGCTGCTGTGGCGGGCCGGGGACCTGTTCTCCCTGGTGGGCGCGGGCCGCCTGGACGTGCGGATCGGCGGCCGGTACCCGCTGGCCGACGCGGGCGCGGCCCAGGCCGACCTGGCCTCGCGCCGGACCACCGGCAAGCTCGTCCTGGTCTGA
- a CDS encoding cobalamin biosynthesis protein: protein MRSRGMAAGYLLDMLVRDPRRGHPVAVFGRAAGWWERRVYRDSAVAGAMFAAGAVLPAVGLGRLAERGGEAATAAVTWAVLGGTMLCREAEGVARALEDGDVELARELLPRLCGRDPSGLGEQEIARAVVESVAENTSDAVVGPLVWGALGGAAGLAGFRAVNTLDAMVGHRNARYRRFGAPAARLDDLAGWAPARLTALLAVAAAPLVGGNAGEAWRVWRRYGDRHPSPNAGQCEAAFAGALGVSLGGANVYGDREERRPSMGEGPPPRVADIRRAVRLSRAVGAGALAVAAL, encoded by the coding sequence GTGCGATCACGAGGAATGGCGGCGGGCTACCTGCTGGACATGCTGGTGCGGGACCCCCGGAGGGGGCATCCCGTGGCGGTGTTCGGCCGGGCCGCGGGGTGGTGGGAGCGGCGCGTGTACCGGGACTCGGCGGTCGCCGGGGCGATGTTCGCCGCCGGGGCCGTCCTGCCCGCCGTGGGGCTGGGGCGGCTCGCCGAGCGGGGCGGGGAGGCGGCGACCGCCGCGGTCACCTGGGCGGTGCTGGGCGGGACCATGCTGTGCCGGGAGGCGGAGGGCGTGGCCCGGGCCCTGGAGGACGGGGACGTGGAGCTGGCCCGCGAGCTGCTGCCGCGGCTGTGCGGCCGCGACCCGAGCGGGCTGGGGGAGCAGGAGATCGCGCGGGCCGTGGTGGAGTCGGTCGCCGAGAACACCTCCGACGCCGTGGTCGGCCCCCTGGTCTGGGGTGCCCTGGGCGGGGCCGCCGGGCTGGCCGGCTTCCGGGCCGTGAACACGCTGGACGCCATGGTCGGTCACCGGAACGCGCGGTACCGCAGGTTCGGCGCGCCCGCTGCGAGGCTGGACGACCTGGCCGGCTGGGCGCCCGCGCGGCTCACCGCGCTGCTGGCGGTCGCCGCCGCGCCGCTGGTGGGCGGGAACGCGGGCGAGGCGTGGCGGGTGTGGCGCCGCTACGGGGACCGGCACCCGAGCCCGAACGCGGGTCAGTGCGAGGCCGCCTTCGCCGGCGCCCTGGGCGTGTCCCTGGGCGGGGCGAACGTCTACGGGGACCGCGAGGAGCGGCGGCCGAGCATGGGCGAGGGACCGCCGCCCCGGGTCGCGGACATCCGCCGGGCGGTCCGGCTGTCCCGGGCCGTGGGCGCGGGAGCGCTCGCGGTGGCCGCCCTGTGA
- a CDS encoding SPFH domain-containing protein, whose protein sequence is MLDALPLIILAVLCVALAMSAIRIVPQARAYNIERFGRYTRTLGPGLNFLIPGVDRVNTRFDLREHVFSSRPQPVITEDNLVVNIDTVLYYQITEPKAAAYEVANYIQAIDQLTVTTLRNVIGSMDLERTLTSREEINTRLRGVLDDTTGKWGIRVNRVEIKAIDPPPTIKEAMEKQMRADRDKRAAILHAEGERQARILKAEGARQQAILEAQGDQQAAILRADGEAQAVERVFQAVHANNADAKLLAYKYLETLPQLANGEGNTFWVIPGEFTEAVKNVSHAFAGEAVRSRPSTEKDEDAGVDGPARIAGPEPSELSASERAAVDAAEAARQAVEDARDDVRRAGVAGVRGPEAAPRPREEGEG, encoded by the coding sequence ATGTTGGATGCCCTACCGCTCATCATCCTCGCCGTCCTCTGCGTCGCCCTCGCCATGTCGGCGATCCGCATCGTCCCCCAGGCCAGGGCGTACAACATCGAACGCTTCGGCCGCTACACCAGGACGCTCGGACCCGGCCTGAACTTCCTCATCCCGGGGGTCGACCGCGTCAACACCAGGTTCGACCTGCGCGAGCACGTGTTCAGCTCGCGCCCCCAGCCGGTCATCACCGAGGACAACCTGGTCGTCAACATCGACACCGTCCTCTACTACCAGATCACCGAGCCCAAGGCCGCCGCCTACGAGGTCGCCAACTACATCCAGGCCATCGACCAGCTCACGGTCACGACCCTGCGCAACGTGATCGGCTCGATGGACCTGGAGCGCACGCTCACCTCCCGCGAGGAGATCAACACCCGCCTGCGCGGCGTCCTGGACGACACCACCGGCAAGTGGGGCATCCGCGTCAACCGGGTGGAGATCAAGGCCATCGACCCGCCGCCCACCATCAAGGAGGCGATGGAGAAGCAGATGCGGGCCGACCGCGACAAGCGCGCGGCCATCCTGCACGCCGAAGGCGAGCGCCAGGCCCGCATCCTCAAGGCCGAGGGCGCCCGCCAGCAGGCGATCCTGGAGGCGCAGGGCGACCAGCAGGCGGCGATCCTGCGGGCCGACGGCGAGGCGCAGGCGGTGGAGCGGGTCTTCCAGGCGGTGCACGCCAACAACGCCGACGCCAAGCTGCTCGCCTACAAGTACCTGGAGACCCTGCCGCAGCTGGCCAACGGGGAGGGGAACACGTTCTGGGTCATCCCGGGCGAGTTCACCGAGGCGGTCAAGAACGTCAGCCACGCCTTCGCGGGGGAGGCGGTGCGCTCGCGCCCCTCCACGGAGAAGGACGAGGACGCCGGGGTGGACGGACCGGCCCGGATCGCCGGGCCCGAGCCGAGCGAGCTGTCCGCGTCGGAGCGGGCCGCCGTGGACGCCGCGGAGGCGGCCAGGCAGGCGGTGGAGGACGCCCGCGACGACGTGCGCCGCGCCGGGGTGGCCGGTGTGCGCGGTCCCGAGGCGGCTCCGCGCCCGCGCGAGGAGGGGGAGGGGTAG
- a CDS encoding NfeD family protein, which produces MDAWLVWLVLAVVLGIIEIVTLTFVLGLLGAAALVAALLGAVGLPLPVQIIGFVGASAAGIYLLRPIMRRQLARGPVVRSGVEGLVGRSAVVLQPVDRDKGLIKLSGEEWSARSIDEDLVIPVGAHVDVMEIDGATAVVYPREALP; this is translated from the coding sequence ATGGACGCCTGGTTGGTCTGGCTGGTCCTCGCCGTCGTCCTGGGGATCATCGAGATCGTCACCCTCACCTTCGTCCTGGGACTCCTCGGCGCGGCGGCCCTGGTCGCCGCCCTGCTCGGCGCCGTCGGACTCCCGCTCCCGGTGCAGATCATCGGGTTCGTCGGAGCCTCGGCCGCCGGAATCTACCTGTTGCGGCCGATCATGCGCCGCCAGCTCGCCCGCGGGCCCGTGGTGCGCTCGGGTGTCGAGGGGCTGGTGGGGCGCAGCGCCGTGGTGCTCCAGCCCGTGGACCGGGACAAGGGACTGATCAAGCTCTCCGGAGAAGAGTGGTCGGCGCGCAGCATCGACGAGGACCTGGTGATCCCCGTGGGAGCGCACGTCGACGTGATGGAGATCGACGGCGCCACCGCCGTGGTCTACCCGCGCGAGGCCCTTCCCTGA
- a CDS encoding penicillin acylase family protein, giving the protein MPPSPPSLARRLRAGASGVALAVAAATVSALPAAPALAEPLPDYCAPEGCHDILPPGQNGSATLVEILGHQAFGTRPRFSSSQLDMYDDLVHYYDGLTEESLDDFFLDATFGVAEGDVGRRYQPRSDVTITRDRHHGIPHIEGTTREGTMFGAGYAAAEDRLFLMDVLRRVGRGELTSFAGGAEGNRGLEQDLWRNAPYTEEDKQAQVDRVAASGERGEQALADVGDYLDGVNTYIEQADEGRYFPGEYVLTGHKNAITNAGEIEPFTVTDVVGIASMVGGIFGGGGGGEVQAAIVLANFQDRYGAEEGLALWQDWRMENDPEAVVSVPGEFPYSGTPEDPVGEVRPDPGSVEYYDIVHDEHGSAASGQAAESAEPLAAATEAPDGGEEVTVEDLSEEQQDELDAMVEEGDLSAAEGVFNEGVLPEGLLEPHGMSNALLVSGEHTESGNPVAVMGPQTAYFSPQLLLLQELQGPGISARGASFAGVSFYVQMGRGVDYAWSATSAGQDLTDTFAVHLCETDGSEPTKASRAYIDSSGDCTPFEELSVTNEWTPTVADGTPAGGYTLTSLRSEYGLVQSFATVDGTPVAFTSLRSTYMHEVDSIIGFQRFNDPDEITSAETFTDAAEDIGYAFNWHYVDDEDIAFINSGANPERNPGTNPNLPIDAYSDAGWSGWDPDGNTASYIPKSEHPQAVNPDYIVNWNNKPAHGYTSGWATGSVHRGDLLDTRVSSLIDGGHRFTTASLTQVMMEAGTTDLRAQEVLPLLLEVIGSEEVDDPALASAVEGLRQWNEAGSQRREPSRDAGYYSYADSIRILDAWWPLLVRAQFEPELGEDLYTELTRAAQIDESPSGNIGGGTPGSVNQGQPHRGSAFQYGWWSYVDKDLRTVLGQDVEGPLGDGAYCGDGDLAECRTVLLDTLAEAVATPAGEVYPGDGHCAVGAQVCADTVIHQSVGGINMWPIAWQNRPTYQLVYQFSGGR; this is encoded by the coding sequence ATGCCCCCTTCTCCCCCCTCGCTGGCAAGGCGGCTGCGCGCCGGTGCCTCCGGTGTCGCCCTGGCGGTCGCGGCCGCCACCGTCTCGGCGCTCCCCGCGGCACCCGCCCTGGCCGAACCCCTCCCCGACTACTGCGCACCCGAGGGATGCCACGACATCCTCCCGCCGGGCCAGAACGGCAGCGCGACCCTCGTCGAGATCCTCGGCCACCAGGCCTTCGGGACCCGGCCCCGGTTCTCCTCCAGCCAGCTGGACATGTACGACGACCTCGTCCACTACTACGACGGCCTCACCGAGGAGAGCCTGGACGACTTCTTCCTCGACGCCACCTTCGGTGTGGCCGAGGGCGACGTGGGCCGCAGGTACCAGCCGCGGTCCGACGTCACGATCACCCGCGACCGGCACCACGGCATCCCCCACATCGAGGGGACCACCCGTGAGGGCACGATGTTCGGCGCCGGGTACGCGGCCGCCGAGGACCGGCTCTTCCTCATGGACGTGCTGCGCCGCGTCGGCCGCGGCGAGCTCACCTCCTTCGCCGGCGGCGCCGAGGGCAACCGCGGCCTGGAACAGGACCTGTGGCGCAACGCCCCCTACACCGAGGAGGACAAGCAGGCCCAGGTCGACCGGGTCGCCGCCAGCGGTGAGCGCGGGGAGCAGGCCCTGGCCGACGTCGGGGACTACCTCGACGGCGTCAACACCTACATCGAGCAGGCCGACGAGGGCCGCTACTTCCCCGGTGAGTACGTCCTGACCGGGCACAAGAACGCCATCACCAACGCCGGTGAGATCGAGCCCTTCACCGTCACCGACGTCGTCGGCATCGCCTCCATGGTCGGCGGCATCTTCGGCGGCGGCGGTGGCGGCGAGGTCCAGGCCGCCATCGTCCTAGCCAACTTCCAGGACCGCTACGGCGCCGAGGAGGGCCTGGCCCTGTGGCAGGACTGGCGCATGGAGAACGACCCCGAGGCCGTGGTCAGCGTCCCGGGCGAGTTCCCCTACAGCGGGACCCCGGAGGACCCGGTCGGCGAGGTCCGGCCCGACCCGGGCTCGGTGGAGTACTACGACATCGTCCACGACGAGCACGGCTCCGCGGCCTCCGGGCAGGCGGCGGAGTCCGCCGAACCCCTCGCCGCGGCCACGGAGGCGCCCGACGGGGGCGAGGAGGTCACCGTCGAGGACCTCAGCGAGGAGCAGCAGGACGAACTCGACGCCATGGTGGAGGAGGGCGACCTCTCCGCCGCCGAGGGCGTGTTCAACGAGGGCGTGCTGCCCGAGGGCCTGCTCGAACCGCACGGCATGTCCAACGCCCTGCTGGTCTCCGGCGAGCACACCGAGAGCGGCAACCCGGTGGCCGTCATGGGTCCGCAGACCGCCTACTTCTCGCCCCAGCTGCTCCTGCTCCAGGAACTCCAGGGGCCGGGGATCAGCGCCCGCGGCGCCTCCTTCGCCGGGGTGAGCTTCTACGTCCAGATGGGCCGCGGCGTCGACTACGCCTGGAGCGCCACCTCGGCCGGCCAGGACCTCACCGACACCTTCGCCGTCCACCTGTGCGAGACCGACGGCTCCGAGCCCACCAAGGCCTCGCGTGCCTACATCGACTCCTCCGGGGACTGCACCCCCTTCGAGGAGCTGAGCGTCACCAACGAGTGGACGCCCACCGTGGCCGACGGCACCCCGGCGGGCGGCTACACGCTCACCTCGCTGCGGTCCGAGTACGGGCTGGTGCAGTCGTTCGCGACGGTGGACGGCACCCCGGTCGCGTTCACCTCGCTGCGCTCCACCTACATGCACGAGGTGGACTCCATCATCGGGTTCCAGCGCTTCAACGACCCCGACGAGATCACCTCGGCGGAGACGTTCACCGACGCCGCCGAGGACATCGGATACGCCTTCAACTGGCACTACGTGGACGACGAGGACATCGCGTTCATCAACTCCGGCGCCAACCCGGAACGGAACCCGGGCACCAACCCCAACCTGCCCATCGACGCCTACTCGGACGCGGGCTGGTCCGGCTGGGACCCGGACGGCAACACCGCCTCCTACATCCCCAAGAGCGAGCACCCGCAGGCGGTCAACCCCGACTACATCGTCAACTGGAACAACAAGCCCGCGCACGGGTACACCTCGGGCTGGGCCACCGGCTCGGTGCACCGCGGCGACCTGCTCGACACCCGCGTCTCCTCGCTGATCGACGGCGGGCACAGGTTCACCACCGCGAGCCTGACGCAGGTGATGATGGAGGCCGGCACCACCGACCTGCGCGCCCAGGAGGTGCTTCCGCTGCTGCTGGAGGTCATCGGCTCCGAGGAGGTCGACGACCCCGCCCTGGCGTCGGCGGTCGAGGGCCTGCGGCAGTGGAACGAGGCGGGGTCCCAGCGCCGTGAGCCCTCCCGGGACGCGGGCTACTACTCCTACGCCGACTCCATCCGGATCCTGGACGCCTGGTGGCCGCTCCTGGTCCGGGCCCAGTTCGAGCCCGAGCTGGGCGAGGACCTGTACACCGAGCTGACCAGGGCGGCGCAGATCGACGAGTCGCCCTCGGGCAACATCGGCGGCGGCACCCCCGGCAGCGTCAACCAGGGCCAGCCCCACCGCGGCTCCGCCTTCCAGTACGGGTGGTGGTCGTACGTGGACAAGGACCTGCGCACTGTGCTGGGCCAGGACGTCGAGGGACCGCTCGGCGACGGAGCCTACTGCGGCGACGGGGACCTGGCAGAGTGCCGCACGGTCCTGCTCGACACCCTCGCGGAGGCCGTGGCCACCCCGGCGGGCGAGGTCTACCCGGGTGACGGCCACTGCGCGGTCGGCGCCCAGGTGTGCGCGGACACGGTGATCCACCAGTCGGTGGGCGGCATCAACATGTGGCCGATCGCCTGGCAGAACCGGCCCACCTACCAGCTCGTCTACCAGTTCTCCGGCGGACGGTAG